CACCGAAAGATAATGTTGTAGAAATAATTATTTTTCCTCGAATATTAGGAAAAACATAATTTTTTATTATCCAAAATGTTCCAGCTCCTCTAGTAATAGCTGAAAGAGTATAATTTTTTTCCTTTTCTTTTAAAGTTTCTCCTCTAGCAAGTCTTGTGAAATGAGGAATATTGATAATTCCAATAACAATTATAGTATTAGTAGTTCCAGCTCCAAATGCAGTAATTATCATAAGAGCTAATAATATTCCAGGAAAAGACATAAAAGCATCAATTATTCTCATGATAAATTCATCGATACGTCCTCCCATATAGCCAGAATACATTCCAAGAGAACAACCAACTAGTAATCCTATAAAAATGGATAAAATCCCAACATATAAAGCAATTTTACCCCCTTCCATAATTCTTGTAAAAATATCTCTACCAAATTTATCTGTTCCAAAAAAATGGCTAAGAGAAGGTGAAGTAAGTTTATTAGAAATATTTATTTGAGTAACATCATAGGGGCTAAATAATTTTGTTAAAATAATAATAACCGCTAAGGTTATAAAAAATCCAACACCTATGAGAAGATTTTTATTTATTTTTTTCATAACTAAGAGTATCTCCTTAAGATAATTTTATTCTAGGATCGACATAGCAATATAATAAATCAGTAAATAAATTTACTAAAATCACAATAATGGCACTATATAAAACTAAAGCTTGAACTACAGGAAAATCTCTATTTTCAACTGCAAATACCATAAGGTTTCCTAAACCTGGTAAATTGAACAAACTTTCAACAATAACACTTCCCGCTAGTATTTTTACAAAAAGTCCAGAAATGATAGTAATCATAGGCAACATTATATTTCTTAAAACATCAGTTAATATAACACTATTTTTATTTCGTCCTTTGGCTATAGCTGCTTTAACATAATCTTTATTAAGTTCTTCTAATATAATATTTTTTAGATATATAGAAGTAATTGAAATTCTAGAGATAGCAAGAGTTAAAGCGGGTAATAAAAGAGAAACTGTTTTAAATGAAACTTTAAAATAAACTCCAAAAACCATCATTAAAATAAGTCCACTCCAAAATGAAGGGATGGAAACTCCAATCATATTTAAGGTTGAAATAACGTCGGAACCTCTTTTTTTATTAATCATAGCTGAAAAAAGTCCTAAAGGAAAACCTATAGCAATAGTTATTCCCATTGCTAGAAGTGCTAAATTCATAGTTATTCCCATTCTTTTTTTTATAAGTGTGTTTACAGGAACAGAAAAACGAATAGATTCTCCCATATCCCCCTTACTAACATCACTTATCCATTCAATATAAGCTAAATGTTTAGGTTTATCTAATCCTAGTTCTTTATTTAAAATTTCAATTTGTTGTTCAGTAGCCTCAACTCCTAATTTAGAAAGAAGAGGATCTCCAGGGATTACTTTAAGAACAGTAAAACTAATTAAAGATACTAAAAATAAAGTTAAAAATGAAGAAATAATTTTTTTTGTTAAAAACATGATATTCTCCTATTTTCTTATATTAAGTAAAGATAAATCTAAAACATAACAAGGATATATTTTAAATCCATCAATATTTTTATTGATAGCAACAATGTAATTAGGTGCTTGTAAAAATACAGAGGCAACATTTTTAGTTAAAATATTTTGAGCTTCTTTAAAAAGAATAACTTTTTCATTTTCATTATTTTCCATAGAAATTTTATTTAAAATTTCATCATATTTCTCATTAGAAAAGTTAACCATATTTCTTTTATCTTTAGACATGTACCTACTAAAAATAGTATAAGGAGAAGGTTTTCCTTCAAAACCAATAACAGTTAACTGATAATTTCTATTTTTATAGACATTAGAAAGCCAAGTTCCCCATTCAATTTCTTGAATATTTACAATTATTCCAATTTTTGCTAATTGTTCTTTTATAATTTGAGAACTATCAACATGAACTTGGTAGTTAGAAGGAGCTTTTAATGTTAATTCAAATCCATTAGGGTATCCAGCTTCTTTTAAAAGTTCTCTAGCTTTCTCAATATTATGAGAATAAAGATGCTCAGTATTTTTATTGTAAATAGATTTTACAAC
The window above is part of the Fusobacterium sp. JB019 genome. Proteins encoded here:
- a CDS encoding ABC transporter permease; translated protein: MFLTKKIISSFLTLFLVSLISFTVLKVIPGDPLLSKLGVEATEQQIEILNKELGLDKPKHLAYIEWISDVSKGDMGESIRFSVPVNTLIKKRMGITMNLALLAMGITIAIGFPLGLFSAMINKKRGSDVISTLNMIGVSIPSFWSGLILMMVFGVYFKVSFKTVSLLLPALTLAISRISITSIYLKNIILEELNKDYVKAAIAKGRNKNSVILTDVLRNIMLPMITIISGLFVKILAGSVIVESLFNLPGLGNLMVFAVENRDFPVVQALVLYSAIIVILVNLFTDLLYCYVDPRIKLS
- a CDS encoding ABC transporter permease; the protein is MKKINKNLLIGVGFFITLAVIIILTKLFSPYDVTQINISNKLTSPSLSHFFGTDKFGRDIFTRIMEGGKIALYVGILSIFIGLLVGCSLGMYSGYMGGRIDEFIMRIIDAFMSFPGILLALMIITAFGAGTTNTIIVIGIINIPHFTRLARGETLKEKEKNYTLSAITRGAGTFWIIKNYVFPNIRGKIIISTTLSFGVSILTEASLSYLGLGVQAPYPSWGSMLREAQIYFVTSPWYALFPGLFITLTIYSSNLLGEYFREKYNSKG